In Micropterus dolomieu isolate WLL.071019.BEF.003 ecotype Adirondacks linkage group LG17, ASM2129224v1, whole genome shotgun sequence, one genomic interval encodes:
- the LOC123985676 gene encoding toll/interleukin-1 receptor domain-containing adapter protein: MHGWFQKLLKSRVSLSAQREQEAKVTENSVSSVSSQSFCASSSLPGTTPSKPLQPQSALSSLLRWSRKYDVFVCHSSVDSDIEEAGRLVSFLEAAPRGLRCFLLQRDDCPGGAISTELCQAVQNSHLWALLITPNFLQDEWCKYIMHQALAMGPMSNRIIPLVQNLSHSQYPQELKFYIYIDLSKNPDGGYKLLTKTVLKYLGCLIDNEKTLDCNVDSSSNELSGEGSSKKDKLLSKCDPAETSFPLEVIKKSGESFIDICCDHYQQ, from the exons ATGCATG GTTGGTTCCAGAAACTCTTGAAATCAAGAGTATCTTTATCAGCACAACGTGAACAAGAGGcaaaagtgacagaaaactCAGTGTCGTCTGTGAGCagtcagtcattctgtgcttcATCATCATTACCAGGGACAACCCCTTCTAAACCACTACAGCCACAGTCTGCTCTGAGCTCGCTGTTGCGATGGAGCCGAAAGTATGACGTGTTTGTGTGCCACAGCTCTGTGGACAGCGACATTGAAGAGGCTGGACGCCTGGTTTCTTTCCTGGAGGCTGCACCCCGTGGCCTTAGGTGCTTTCTACTGCAGAGGGACGACTGTCCAGGAGGTGCAATTTCCACAGAGCTATGCCAGGCTGTGCAGAACAGTCACTTATGGGCTTTGCTTATCACTCCTAACTTCCTGCAGGATGAGTGGTGCAAGTATATAATGCACCAGGCTCTGGCAATGGGGCCCATGTCCAATCGTATTATTCCCCTGGTTCAGAACCTGTCCCACTCTCAGTATCCTCAGGAACTAAAGTTCTACATCTACATTGATCTGAGCAAGAACCCTGACGGAGGATATAAACTCCTCACCAAGACTGTGCTCAAGT ACCTGGGATGCCTGATTGACAATGAAAAGACACTTGATTGTAACGTGGACAGCTCTAGCAATGAACTAAGTGGAGAAGGTAGCTCTAAAAAAGACAAGCTGTTGTCAAAGTGTGACCCAGCTGAGACTTCATTTCCGCTGGAAGTAATAAAGAAGAGCGGAGAAAGCTTCATTGACATTTGTTGTGATCATTATCAACAGTAA